A genomic stretch from Solea senegalensis isolate Sse05_10M unplaced genomic scaffold, IFAPA_SoseM_1 scf7180000013840, whole genome shotgun sequence includes:
- the LOC122760636 gene encoding sodium-dependent neutral amino acid transporter B(0)AT1-like — protein sequence MKLQLPNPDLEDRILSYEQLDRLEEEEAESRPKWDNKAQYMLTCVGFCVGLGNVWRFPYLCQSHGGGAFMIPFLILLVLEGIPLLHLEFAIGQRIRRGGLVLWSTIHPYLTGIGVASMCVSLTISLYYNTILAWIMWYFFNSFQEPLPWSRCPMNANLTGYTSECERSSTVDYFWYRETLNTTPRIEEDGGLQWWILLCHICAWSVLYLCIIRGIETTGKAVYVTSTLPYVVLTIFLIRGLTLKGSLSGVKFLFTPQISELANPKTWLDAGAQVFYSFSLAFGGLISFSSYNSVHNNCEQDAVIISIINGFTSVFSATVIYTIIGFRATEKFDNCLSGNILTLINAFDLAEGNVTESNYKDTVEHFNQTHPEVIQGLDLENCDLNTFLSEGVEGTGLAFIVFTEAITKMPISPLWSVLFFIMLFCLGLSSMFGNIEGVIVPLQDLKIFPKSWPKEAVTGVTCILCCLVGLLFVQGSGNYWLSLFDTYGGSIPLLVVAFCEMFSVVYIYGIDRFNDDIKFMIGHKPNFFWQASWRVISPFIMLFILVFYFITEISEQLLYKVWDPESVNFPTLEDKQYPAWVYVVIVVLAGVPSIAIPVIALGKCIWSRKSEKSRNKLNSNK from the exons ATGAAGCTACAGCTTCCTAATCCGGACCTGGAAGACAGGATATTGTCCTATGAGCAGCTGGACAGGcttgaggaggaagaggccgAATCGCGACCAAAATGGGACAACAAGGCCCAGTACATGCTGACATGTGTGGGGTTTTGTGTGGGACTCGGAAATGTCTGGCGTTTCCCGTATCTGTGTCAAAGTCATGGAGGAG GTGCCTTCATGATACCCTTTCTGATCCTACTGGTTCTTGAAGGAATCCCACTTTTACATCTTGAGTTTGCCATTGGTCAGCGTATAAGAAGAGGAGGCTTGGTATTATGGTCTACAATTCATCCTTATTTGACCGGCATTG GTGTTGCGTCCATGTGCGTATCTCTGACAATCAGTCTCTACTACAACACCATCCTTGCCTGGATTATGTGGTACTTCTTTAACTCCTTTCAAGAGCCTCTACCTTGGAGTCGTTGTCCCATGAATGCCAATTTAACAG GATATACCTCAGAGTGTGAGAGGAGCTCCACTGTGGATTACTTCTGGTACAGGGAGACCTTGAACACAACTCCAAGAATTGAGGAGGACGGTGGGTTGCAGTGGTGGATCTTGCTGTGCCATATTTGTGCATGGTCTGTGCTCTATCTCTGCATCATCCGTGGAATTGAGACTACAGGGAAG GCTGTGTACGTGACATCTACCCTTCCTTATGTGGTGCTGACAATCTTTCTCATCAGAGGACTGACTCTGAAAGGCTCTTTGAGTGGAGTCAAGTTTCTCTTCACACCACAA ATATCAGAGCTGGCAAACCCAAAAACATGGCTTGATGCAGGTGCTCAGGTTTTCTATTCCTTCTCTCTGGCTTTTGGTGGTCTTATTTCCTTTTCCAGCTATAACTCTGTGCA tAACAACTGCGAACAGGACGCAGTGATCATCTCCATCATCAATGGTTTCACCTCGGTCTTCTCTGCAACAGTCATTTACACCATCATCGGGTTTAGAGCAACAGAGAAATTCGACAACTGTCTTTCTGG GAACATCCTGACATTAATTAACGCGTTTGATTTGGCTGAGGGCAATGTCACTGAAAGCAACTACAAAGATACTGttgaacattttaatcaaacacaCCCAGAGGTTATTCAAGGTCTGGATCTGGAAAACTGCGACTTGAATACTTTTCTCAGTGAG GGAGTTGAAGGAACAGGTTTAGCCTTCATTGTGTTCACTGAGGCCATAACAAAGATGCCCATCTCACCATTGTGGTCCGTGCTCTTCTTCATAATGCTCTTCTGCCTTGGCCTGTCTTCTATGTTTGGTAACATTGAGGGCGTTATAGTGCCACTGCAGGACCTCAAAATCTTCCCCAAGTCGTGGCCAAAAGAGGCCGTCACTG GTGTGACATGCATACTGTGCTGTCTAGTGGGTCTGCTATTTGTTCAAGGCTCAGGGAACTACTGGCTTTCACTCTTTGACACCTATGGAGGATCCATCCCTTTACTAGTTGTTGCTTTCTGTGAAATGTTCTCAGTGGTATACATATATGGAATAGACAG GTTCAatgatgacatcaaattcaTGATTGGACACAAACCCAACTTCTTCTGGCAGGCTTCATGGAGAGTCATCAGCCCATTCATTATGCTTTTTATCTTAGTCTTTTACTTCATCACTGAAATTTCTGAACAGCTCCTTTACAAAGTCTGGGATCCTGAATCa GTAAACTTCCCAACTCTTGAGGACAAGCAATATCCAGCCTGGGTCTATGTGGTCATTGTTGTATTGGCAGGAGTCCCCAGCATTGCTATACCTGTTATTGCACTCGGGAAATGTATATGGTCAAGGAAAAGTGAAAAGTCACGGAACAAATTAAattctaataaataa
- the si:ch211-254p10.2 gene encoding solute carrier family 40 member 1 isoform X2 produces MSQRVNASQCGGVMAELESDNIRDARNNKARSIPGSALIYLKGPKFLIYVSGALSMWGDRMWHFAISVFLIELYGRSLLLTAVFGLVVAGSVLLLGALLGDWVDRNPRNKVAHASLFVQNISVTVCSIVLMLVFSYKQRIEQIWDGWLTVVCYTVVIILADVANLASTALTIAIQRDWIVVITGYNRGHLAGMNATMRRIDQVTNILAPLAVGQVMTLASNVVGCGFILGWNLVSLIVEFFFLSRVYRIVPALSVKPPGVEVDEVYLQRMERRRLQEGNVAQPQPLTEGNCNTRLQLKEITDLPLCFRRFRWLMSTCKDGWRAYYRQPVFLAGMGLAFLYTTVLGFDCITTGYAYTQGISGSLLSLLMGVSAITGLLGTVMFTRLRKTYGLVNTGIISSCLHLGCLLLCVCSVFAPGSPMDLSLLVPDVAANSSELGGMGRQRQKHTYPLGGGSNQPLLPDRSSIHWTNNTVLFDNVPSGTAPESYVSIILLFLGVITARIGLWSFDLTVTQLMQENICESERGVVNGVQSSMNYLMDLLHFIMVISAPQPQHFGILVIISVLFITVGHTMYFLYAHQAKRKSRLNT; encoded by the exons ATGTCCCAGCGTGTGAATGCTTCCCAATGTGGTGGGGTCATGGCGGAGCTCGAGTCTGACAACATCAGGGATGCAAGAAATAATAAAGCTAGGAGTATACCAG GTTCAGCTCTTATCTACCTCAAAGGTCCCAAGTTTCTCATCTATGTCAGTGGAGCATTGTCAATGTGG GGTGACCGCATGTGGCACTTTGCTATCTCTGTGTTCCTGATTGAGCTGTATGGTCGTAGCCTGCTGTTGACTGCCGTGTTTGGACTGGTAGTAGCGGGGTCGGTGCTGCTGCTTGGTGCTCTACTTGGAGACTGGGTTGACCGCAATCCCAGGAATAAAG TTGCACATGCATCTCTTTTCGTCCAGAACATCTCAGTGACAGTGTGTAGCATTGTGCTGATGCTGGTGTTCTCATATAAGCAAAGGATTGAACAGATCTGGGATGGATGGCTCACT GTGGTTTGTTATACGGTGGTGATCATCCTGGCAGATGTGGCAAACCTTGCAAGCACAGCGCTGACCATTGCCATTCAGAGGGACTGGATTGTGGTTATAACAGGCTACAACCGTGGTCACCTAGCTG GAATGAATGCAACCATGAGGCGGATAGATCAGGTGACCAACATCCTGGCCCCACTAGCAGTGGGACAGGTCATGACCCTGGCCTCTAATGTGGTAGGCTGTGGCTTCATCCTGGGCTGGAACCTTGTGTCTCTCATTGTggagttcttcttcttgtcaCGGGTGTACCGCATCGTCCCCGCTCTATCAGTCAAACCACCTGGGGTAGAGGTGGATGAAGTGTATCTGCAGAGGATGGAAAGGAGAAGGTTACAAG AAGGTAATGTCGCACAACCTCAGCCTCTGACCGAAGGAAACTGTAACACAAGACTGCAGCTAAAAGAAATCACAGACCTGCCGCTGTGTTTCCGGCGGTTTCGTTGGTTGATGAGCACTTGTAAGGACGGCTGGAGGGCCTACTATCGCCAGCCTGTCTTCCTGGCAGGAATGGGTCTGGCTTTTCTATACACAACAGTACTGGGCTTTGACTGCATCACCACCGGTTATGCCTATACTCAGGGTATAAGTGGCTCTCTCCTTAGTCTACTGATGGGTGTATCTGCCATCACGGGGCTATTGGGCACTGTGATGTTCACCAGACTCCGGAAGACCTATGGCCTGGTTAATACAGGTATCATCTCAAGCTGCCTCCACCTGGGCTgcttgctgctgtgtgtgtgctccgTGTTTGCCCCTGGCAGCCCTATGGATCTCAGCTTGCTGGTGCCCGACGTTGCCGCCAACTCCTCCGAGCTTGGCGGGATGGGAAGGCAAAGGCAGAAGCACACATATCCACTGGGTGGAGGCAGCAATCAACCGCTGCTTCCTGACCGCTCATCCATTCACTGGACCAACAACACTGTGCTTTTTGACAATGTGCCTTCTGGCACAGCGCCAGAATCCTACGTCTCCATCATCCTGCTGTTCTTGGGCGTCATCACTGCACGCATCG GGCTTTGGTCCTTCGACCTGACAGTGACCCAGCTCATGCAGGAGAACATCTGTGAGTCCGAGAGGGGTGTGGTCAATGGAGTGCAGAGCTCTATGAATTACCTGATGGATCTGCTCCACTTCATCATGGTCATTTCCGCTCCACAGCCACAGCACTTTGGCATCCTCGTCATCATTTCTGTATTGTTCATCACCGTCGGACACACCATGTACTTCCTCTATGCTCACCAAGCCAAACGAAAAAGCCGCCTCAACACATAG
- the si:ch211-254p10.2 gene encoding solute carrier family 40 member 1 isoform X1, producing the protein MSQRVNASQCGGVMAELESDNIRDARNNKARSIPGSALIYLKGPKFLIYVSGALSMWGDRMWHFAISVFLIELYGRSLLLTAVFGLVVAGSVLLLGALLGDWVDRNPRNKVAHASLFVQNISVTVCSIVLMLVFSYKQRIEQIWDGWLTVVCYTVVIILADVANLASTALTIAIQRDWIVVITGYNRGHLAGMNATMRRIDQVTNILAPLAVGQVMTLASNVVGCGFILGWNLVSLIVEFFFLSRVYRIVPALSVKPPGVEVDEVYLQRMERRRLQAEGNVAQPQPLTEGNCNTRLQLKEITDLPLCFRRFRWLMSTCKDGWRAYYRQPVFLAGMGLAFLYTTVLGFDCITTGYAYTQGISGSLLSLLMGVSAITGLLGTVMFTRLRKTYGLVNTGIISSCLHLGCLLLCVCSVFAPGSPMDLSLLVPDVAANSSELGGMGRQRQKHTYPLGGGSNQPLLPDRSSIHWTNNTVLFDNVPSGTAPESYVSIILLFLGVITARIGLWSFDLTVTQLMQENICESERGVVNGVQSSMNYLMDLLHFIMVISAPQPQHFGILVIISVLFITVGHTMYFLYAHQAKRKSRLNT; encoded by the exons ATGTCCCAGCGTGTGAATGCTTCCCAATGTGGTGGGGTCATGGCGGAGCTCGAGTCTGACAACATCAGGGATGCAAGAAATAATAAAGCTAGGAGTATACCAG GTTCAGCTCTTATCTACCTCAAAGGTCCCAAGTTTCTCATCTATGTCAGTGGAGCATTGTCAATGTGG GGTGACCGCATGTGGCACTTTGCTATCTCTGTGTTCCTGATTGAGCTGTATGGTCGTAGCCTGCTGTTGACTGCCGTGTTTGGACTGGTAGTAGCGGGGTCGGTGCTGCTGCTTGGTGCTCTACTTGGAGACTGGGTTGACCGCAATCCCAGGAATAAAG TTGCACATGCATCTCTTTTCGTCCAGAACATCTCAGTGACAGTGTGTAGCATTGTGCTGATGCTGGTGTTCTCATATAAGCAAAGGATTGAACAGATCTGGGATGGATGGCTCACT GTGGTTTGTTATACGGTGGTGATCATCCTGGCAGATGTGGCAAACCTTGCAAGCACAGCGCTGACCATTGCCATTCAGAGGGACTGGATTGTGGTTATAACAGGCTACAACCGTGGTCACCTAGCTG GAATGAATGCAACCATGAGGCGGATAGATCAGGTGACCAACATCCTGGCCCCACTAGCAGTGGGACAGGTCATGACCCTGGCCTCTAATGTGGTAGGCTGTGGCTTCATCCTGGGCTGGAACCTTGTGTCTCTCATTGTggagttcttcttcttgtcaCGGGTGTACCGCATCGTCCCCGCTCTATCAGTCAAACCACCTGGGGTAGAGGTGGATGAAGTGTATCTGCAGAGGATGGAAAGGAGAAGGTTACAAG CAGAAGGTAATGTCGCACAACCTCAGCCTCTGACCGAAGGAAACTGTAACACAAGACTGCAGCTAAAAGAAATCACAGACCTGCCGCTGTGTTTCCGGCGGTTTCGTTGGTTGATGAGCACTTGTAAGGACGGCTGGAGGGCCTACTATCGCCAGCCTGTCTTCCTGGCAGGAATGGGTCTGGCTTTTCTATACACAACAGTACTGGGCTTTGACTGCATCACCACCGGTTATGCCTATACTCAGGGTATAAGTGGCTCTCTCCTTAGTCTACTGATGGGTGTATCTGCCATCACGGGGCTATTGGGCACTGTGATGTTCACCAGACTCCGGAAGACCTATGGCCTGGTTAATACAGGTATCATCTCAAGCTGCCTCCACCTGGGCTgcttgctgctgtgtgtgtgctccgTGTTTGCCCCTGGCAGCCCTATGGATCTCAGCTTGCTGGTGCCCGACGTTGCCGCCAACTCCTCCGAGCTTGGCGGGATGGGAAGGCAAAGGCAGAAGCACACATATCCACTGGGTGGAGGCAGCAATCAACCGCTGCTTCCTGACCGCTCATCCATTCACTGGACCAACAACACTGTGCTTTTTGACAATGTGCCTTCTGGCACAGCGCCAGAATCCTACGTCTCCATCATCCTGCTGTTCTTGGGCGTCATCACTGCACGCATCG GGCTTTGGTCCTTCGACCTGACAGTGACCCAGCTCATGCAGGAGAACATCTGTGAGTCCGAGAGGGGTGTGGTCAATGGAGTGCAGAGCTCTATGAATTACCTGATGGATCTGCTCCACTTCATCATGGTCATTTCCGCTCCACAGCCACAGCACTTTGGCATCCTCGTCATCATTTCTGTATTGTTCATCACCGTCGGACACACCATGTACTTCCTCTATGCTCACCAAGCCAAACGAAAAAGCCGCCTCAACACATAG